CTTCAAGTAATAAGAATTTTCAACTCCTTGCAAGAACATGGGGAAAAAAACAATCACCTCACAAACATATTGAGTCCACAACTCTCTTGAAGCCACCCTAGTTCCTCCAATATCGTCTGAAGAATTTTTACACGCCAAAGCCGTATCCTTAGACAAGAACCTTCTGACAATATCTGCGCATGGTTGTACAACCTTGATGTCCCATGAGTGGCCAGTGGTACCTAGTGAAATATGCACCGGAAATTAGGTAAGTGGTACCTAGTAAAATATGCACTGGAAATTAGGTAAACGGACTAAACAAATGTCTACAGCAGGCcaattcaccatttatgggctaaTAGGTTCAGATCTTACATTGGAATGCTTCTGTTGCATCAATGCGATGCAAATTCCACCCGAAGTCCTTATTCAGCCTGTGTAGCCTCCTTCTCTACGACAAAGATTTACAGTCTAGTACCGATAATTTTCTCAGATTATCTTCTGACAAAATGAAAGAATACAGATACACAGGAATTATAGTGCTTACTTGACGTCGGACAAGTCGTCGTGTGTTGGCTTTTAACTGGGAGACTGCTTCATTCAACAAGCTCTTCATCTTATCATCATGGAGATCAACCATACTTGTAGAAGAACCAGTTGTTATCTCATCaggttctttctttgctccatacAATCTGAAGAACTCATCAAATTCACGAACCCCAATGGCCTGGCGCAGACCCTGGGTATAAGTGGCGTTGGGATTATATATATTGCACAGTTCATCAAGCAGGCCATCATTGATCATGCAATCGACCCTTCCATCGACATAATTATCCAGAACTTGAAGATCAGCATCTACCCACAGGAAACAACAGTCAAATCTGGAGTTATTAGGCCGGCCCCATTTGTCCTGGCAACAAATAATCTCATTTAGGACATTATAGTGAAACATGTTCACATTCATGGCATAATAACTGAGTaattaatttaaaaaaaatacaaAAGTTGCTCACCTCCGCAGCTTCTCCTTGGAAAAGATGACTTGGTAGTGCACCTGTGGTTGCATATAACTCAAGGTAACGTTTTATCTGTTCAATACAACAAACAGCACGAATAAAATAAGACAAAAAAATGCAATATCATGAGAAAAACTAGAGCATGCTACAAATGAAGAATCACTGAGTAAGTGACTGAGTCATGGTAGGAATGTGCAATGCCCTTACTTTTCGATGGTTGTTTGGGTGGATCCTTTGCGCTGCAATAGGATCAATCTCCTTCAACTGTTC
This region of Lolium perenne isolate Kyuss_39 chromosome 2, Kyuss_2.0, whole genome shotgun sequence genomic DNA includes:
- the LOC127334026 gene encoding tRNA dimethylallyltransferase 2, with translation MAHLAAPASPPPSPSPMPDAGDSSPPPESGRRKAVVVVMGATGAGKSRLAVDLAGHFAGVEVVSADSMQVYRGLDVLTNKVPLHEQKGVPHHLLSIIDPSVEFTCRDFQHHAVPIIEDILDRGGLPVVVGGTNFYIQALVSPFLFEDMAEDMQGCTLSDHLDDIGLAIDDARSGYEQLKEIDPIAAQRIHPNNHRKIKRYLELYATTGALPSHLFQGEAAEDKWGRPNNSRFDCCFLWVDADLQVLDNYVDGRVDCMINDGLLDELCNIYNPNATYTQGLRQAIGVREFDEFFRLYGAKKEPDEITTGSSTSMVDLHDDKMKSLLNEAVSQLKANTRRLVRRQRRRLHRLNKDFGWNLHRIDATEAFQCTTGHSWDIKVVQPCADIVRRFLSKDTALACKNSSDDIGGTRVASRELWTQYVCEACNNRVLRGAHEWEQHKQGRGHRKRTQRLKQKCMISAASEVEV